One Channa argus isolate prfri chromosome 17, Channa argus male v1.0, whole genome shotgun sequence genomic window, CAGTGTCGTGCGTGTCTTCTACTTTCTACATAGAGACGCCCAGATAGTTAAGACTGGATTGAGAGTTAGGATTCAAATAAGATTTAGATTCGGGTACCATGGTGAAGGAAATGCAATATTTCAATAAGTATCATCACAACGATATATGGGTTTGTGTGTAAATTGACATTACCTTTTTCAGTCTGTTAATTCTTTTTCTCCAGTTGAAGtcatgtctgttttatttgacGAAATAAGATCCACCAGCAAGACTGCAGCCAAAGTACTGTTCGGTAAGTGTCCATTTCTGCTGCAATTTACCAGCATATAGTTCACTTTACAACCCTAAAAGCCGGGGTTAGCGTTTAGATATCTAATCTCACAGGCACTTACACCATATTAAGCTGTAAactaaagggggaaaaaaaaatattaatgaaagtgaaaatgatcaatttaaacaaaatgttcttGGCACTTGTCCACCATCCCACCCTGCACTTGCAGATGCAGGTTTCAGCACTGACTCTGAGATCCAGTCACTGACTCGCACAGACCTAAATGAGTTGTTTCCTGGAATCGAGAAACTTAAACTTAGAAGAAAAATCtttgaaataatacaaaagCAGGTGAGGTGAGAGGTCTGACTGGGGCTCAAGAAAattcatatacatgtatatttgtttattaGGAATTGTACGATAAACAagtaaaattaacttttaacatTGTTccgttttgtatttttgtttcagaAGCCGATTGATTTGCTTCTTAAAGACATGAATGAGTACATCCCAAAAGAATGTTCACATTGTATGTACAGCATGTCTATCAGTTATGTTCTCACTCTCATGTGACATGTatgttagtttgtgtttttatttattaaatgtttctgtttccaaATTCTAATGATCCACAAACAATCATTCTCCCTCCAGCTGCTCAAATGAATGATGAGGTCTTGGCTACACACCTCCAAATCCTGAAGGACATCAGCACCCAAGTGAAAAATGTTCAGACCTCCCTTGATGCTCATATTAGTCTGCTGGAGAATCTCAACAAAAATTTGTCAGATCTCAAGGCCAACAGAGGTTTTAatccagctttattttattttaatatcataacattttaaagggCAACCTTAGTTTCAACTTGCCTCCAACAGTTTTAGCTTAAAAACATTATCAACGTCATAGAGGTACAGAGATATTTCAAAACAGGGAAGAGACATCACATGACTCATGTCCTATACCTCACTGAAGAATCTGAATACAATCACAAACTCTGGAATATGTCAGTTAAAGTACCTTTAGTTTAACAAATGAATATCTTTACCATATTTCACATGGTTTATTAGGCATTTatccatatgttttttttttttgcttggtcTTTTTATTGTGAGAGCTAAATGCATTATACTATTGTATTTAACAGGTTCTTTGTCAGGTACAGGTACCTCAGCCACCTCTGTTCCAATAGAAGCCCACTGCAGTCAGAATAGTGGTTATCAGCAACAAGGTGAATGTAAAATTATTCTGCTTCATAATCTCAAGACATCtgttcaatttgtttttatattaggTTTAATAATGGTCTCATTCTTTTATaactgaaatgtaatttattttaaagttgattTTCATATATAAGTATTTGCGATCAATACATGTAAGTGCTTAATGCTATTTCATGGTTAATTTTTTAGGTAAAAGATCGTGGTTTCCTTTCTCAACCCTATCCTATAGCGtaacaccacaaaaaaaaggtaaatctAACTTTCTTACACTTCACACTGTCATGATGTTACTAGATGTTATAATAAATTATGGTATCACTGGACTATATGTAAAATTGActctaatgtaatgtaacataaGTGGATTTAGCTGCATTGTCACCCTCTGCACAGCTAGtcttttattgttgttcttATTTAATCAGGTCTTTTCAATGACtaaatgtatgatttttacataatttataatttaattaatccTGTGTCTCTCACTAagttgtaagtttttttttcaggcacAGTTACGTACAAGATGTTGGTCACCGGTGTGACTTTTAATGCTCATCTGCAGCTTCTGGAAAAAGTAAAGGCCATGAGTCACGATTGCGACTTAGTACGTGTTAATCGTGAAGACAGCCCGAGCAATCAGAATTACCTCATCATCATTGTTTTCTGTCCTATTATTTCCCGTGTTGGTACAGATGTTCAAGCAGCCATGCATGATGTTgaaggtaaaacaaaatgttttatgtaatttagagcatattgcatttttttccagttATACTTCTCATTATATTAATTTTAAGCTTGagaataaaggttttaaaactaATGTTAATGTATCcacatattcattaatattaaaTGAAGTTTATATAGCACAAACAAATCGCTGAATCTCAGTCAAAACACTACCTTATCCTTTTAAGATGACTTCCCATTATTCTAAAAGGACACGTCACCTATGTACATGTTTGTGCCTGCGGATATAGTATTGTTTACCATTGTCTCGCTCTGCCTCAGTCTATGTCTCCTCTTGTCCACAGGTGATAAACCTATTATCCTGGTGTTGATGCACCACATACCTGTAGCCAGGAACACATCCACTATGAAAACGTGGGGTGATGGCTATAATGTTGTGCTGCAAATTGACGTTTTCTTCCATGAGACAGCCAATGGATTGCTGGACTGCCAGCAAAATAATAACGCAGCCACtgggattaaaaacaaattactggAGTATAAGATTATGACAAGTTAAGATAGTAGTGTCTGCTACAACATAGTTTGTCCTTTAAACATGCCTATTACAATGGAAGCAGTACAAATACCAGCTAGTACACTTAAGAAAATTGGCAGTGGTTACTGTGGTAAGGGTGGTATTGTAATTTCTATCacaacaacatattaaatgtacTGCATTAGGAGGGAAAAAACAATCTAACAACAATGATAATGTAAGTAACTTCACAAGAGTACTATAGACATTTTCACTAATTGAATTTGTTAAGCCACATCGTTTAACTTGTGCTTTTGGTTCATATTTtccaatagaaaataaaaattgttaaGCCAAGCAACAGCTGCTATTGAGTAAGTTATAATATGATCATTTATATTAGAGGGGATTTCAATAATAGGATGTTCAGTTCTGCAGTTGCAAAAAGCACATTTAAGTATGTATTGCATATGTGCTAGTGATAGCGTGAAATGGATCTGCACATTGTAAGCAACTGAGAACTGACAACCATCCAATGCTGTTCATGGTGTACATAAAGCATAGCATTGTTTACCCTCCTCTCTGCAATTTTATGGTATTAAAATGCTCAGTACACCATAATCAGGCATCAAAGTTATGGCTGCAAATAAGCCTGTACCTTGAAAACAGTGAGGCTATAATTTACCctttcttaatttattttttggtgttacagtatctacagtatgtgagagtgcaaaaaacagaaaaactcagtAATAGCGCTAAGATGTACTTTTTCTGAAACTAAGAAAAAAGAGTTAATGAACATTTTTGCTGTATTGTAAATATCAGGGTCCAAAAAACATTAAGGTGTgatgatttaataaaatgcaagtGTGAGTGTAACCCAAGTTCTTGTCAtcctttatttatattttatacaattgtatgtatttattaagtATAGTAGCATGGCTTATGTATAGTCTCTAAATTTTAACttcaataaaaatatcaaaataataagTGCAAGTCAAAGCTTTGAAAGTAAATATGTGAACTAGGGACAGTTCGCTTCAGTACATCTTGATACTTGATGTACACTTCCAACATACTATAGACCAAAACACTTCTATAGCctagcactttttttttcttttttttttgtcctttcagcttatcccgtgagttcagtgtcgccgacatatagccgggactggggatcgaaaccactgaaagaaagttttttttttcttttaagttgaCATTAGGGCCAAACTGTGTTTTACATAAATTTAGTTTGGATGAATTTTGAAGTCGTAATGACAGATGTACTGTTTAGTG contains:
- the LOC137102263 gene encoding uncharacterized protein isoform X1, which encodes MSVLFDEIRSTSKTAAKVLFDAGFSTDSEIQSLTRTDLNELFPGIEKLKLRRKIFEIIQKQKPIDLLLKDMNEYIPKECSHSAQMNDEVLATHLQILKDISTQVKNVQTSLDAHISLLENLNKNLSDLKANRGSLSGTGTSATSVPIEAHCSQNSGYQQQGKRSWFPFSTLSYSVTPQKKGTVTYKMLVTGVTFNAHLQLLEKVKAMSHDCDLVRVNREDSPSNQNYLIIIVFCPIISRVGTDVQAAMHDVEGDKPIILVLMHHIPVARNTSTMKTWGDGYNVVLQIDVFFHETANGLLDCQQNNNAATGIKNKLLEYKIMTS
- the LOC137102263 gene encoding uncharacterized protein isoform X2: MSVLFDEIRSTSKTAAKVLFDAGFSTDSEIQSLTRTDLNELFPGIEKLKLRRKIFEIIQKQKPIDLLLKDMNEYIPKECSHSAQMNDEVLATHLQILKDISTQVKNVQTSLDAHISLLENLNKNLSDLKANRGTGTSATSVPIEAHCSQNSGYQQQGKRSWFPFSTLSYSVTPQKKGTVTYKMLVTGVTFNAHLQLLEKVKAMSHDCDLVRVNREDSPSNQNYLIIIVFCPIISRVGTDVQAAMHDVEGDKPIILVLMHHIPVARNTSTMKTWGDGYNVVLQIDVFFHETANGLLDCQQNNNAATGIKNKLLEYKIMTS